A stretch of the Streptomyces sp. NBC_00078 genome encodes the following:
- a CDS encoding condensation domain-containing protein encodes MKFIDITALSPRPGRLAIWRADAPPLSSGLWTADPRPASHVQEAHITHALDSAGEGPLQPSWLGVTFDLPGVLDEDAFATALRGWTDRHETLRSRLAFAPSTAPVGRLHRRTLPTGAVRIHRTEAGDHADIRQLARSVEELFDREAGPLGWPGYVCATISRPEASTVCLAADHSLMDGYSVFLVAHEIHTLYAAALATPATPAPPPLPPTASYLDFAQDERAAADAFTTEHPAIVRWQRFLTEAGDRLPEFPVPVGETSGSPGTQPGGYTQLLDASAAHAFDRVCRAAGGDSFTGLLACLAKVGNEITGSDTFRTMAPFHTRTDGWWQSVGWYVGMAPIAFPLRATDSFAEAVRSAVTGLHGVRDLARIPVPRAEQLLGRPLRDPFMVSYMDLRRTPGARQWNTWRLVTLRGRTNDPDEVCFWITRTYDGLSVSYRHPATGPAGVAVPRYVARAQNALSAVTATGRWPLTPAPARPMSHRLDHA; translated from the coding sequence GTGAAGTTCATCGACATCACCGCGCTCAGCCCGCGCCCGGGACGCCTGGCCATCTGGCGGGCCGATGCCCCGCCCCTGTCCTCCGGTCTGTGGACGGCCGACCCACGACCGGCGTCCCACGTCCAGGAAGCGCACATCACCCACGCGCTGGACTCGGCGGGTGAGGGCCCCCTGCAGCCGTCCTGGCTGGGCGTCACCTTCGACCTGCCCGGCGTACTCGACGAGGATGCCTTCGCCACCGCCCTACGCGGGTGGACGGACCGGCACGAGACCCTGCGCAGCCGCCTCGCTTTCGCCCCGAGCACCGCACCGGTCGGCCGTTTGCACCGCAGGACGCTGCCGACCGGAGCCGTGCGCATCCACCGCACCGAAGCAGGAGACCACGCCGACATCCGGCAGCTGGCGCGGTCTGTGGAGGAGCTGTTCGACCGCGAAGCCGGTCCCCTCGGCTGGCCCGGATACGTGTGTGCCACCATCAGCCGCCCAGAGGCGAGCACCGTCTGTCTGGCCGCCGACCACTCCTTGATGGACGGCTACTCCGTCTTCCTGGTCGCCCACGAGATCCACACGCTGTATGCCGCAGCCCTCGCCACCCCTGCCACCCCCGCACCGCCTCCCCTTCCGCCCACCGCCAGCTACCTGGACTTCGCGCAGGACGAGCGAGCCGCCGCCGACGCGTTCACGACCGAGCACCCGGCAATCGTCCGGTGGCAGCGATTCCTCACCGAGGCCGGAGACAGACTGCCGGAGTTCCCCGTACCGGTCGGCGAGACGAGCGGCAGCCCTGGCACCCAGCCGGGCGGATACACCCAGCTCCTCGACGCGTCCGCGGCACACGCCTTCGACCGGGTCTGCCGCGCAGCCGGGGGCGACAGCTTCACCGGCTTGCTCGCCTGCCTGGCCAAGGTGGGGAACGAGATCACCGGCTCGGACACCTTCCGCACCATGGCCCCCTTCCACACCAGGACGGACGGCTGGTGGCAGTCCGTCGGCTGGTATGTGGGCATGGCTCCGATCGCCTTTCCCTTGCGAGCGACGGACTCCTTCGCCGAGGCAGTGCGCTCGGCGGTCACCGGCCTGCACGGAGTAAGAGACCTGGCCCGCATCCCCGTCCCCCGAGCCGAGCAACTCCTGGGCAGGCCCCTCCGAGACCCTTTCATGGTGTCGTACATGGACCTTCGCCGTACCCCCGGCGCCCGGCAGTGGAACACCTGGCGACTCGTCACCCTCCGCGGGCGCACCAACGATCCGGACGAGGTGTGCTTCTGGATCACGCGCACGTACGACGGCCTCTCGGTCAGTTACCGCCACCCCGCCACCGGCCCCGCAGGTGTCGCCGTACCTCGCTACGTGGCCCGCGCACAGAACGCCCTGTCTGCCGTCACCGCCACCGGCCGCTGGCCACTCACCCCTGCCCCCGCTCGCCCCATGTCTCACCGACTCGACCACGCTTGA
- a CDS encoding MFS transporter gives MTQETGQAAARRRLPRGFHILLTAQTVSLVGSQVTLLALPLTAIQLLDAGPFETGVLLACGRAPYLLLGPLAGVLVDRLPHRILLITANTVMALALATVPLAALTGHIGLSHLYTVATLVGAATVLADVAFLACVPTVVPQSQLVQAQTRLELGQSAALALGPPLAGWLIAGFSAPSAILADTASFLVAVALLPYVTMERVPGAPTTAAPAGSRTLGPAHGMIRSVISEAAEGALFVLRTSRLRAVTLATGTLIFCYNAYSAVFLLHLTERLHLSAAATGTVTGIAAVGCVVGTLLAGPAARALGLGRVLVASLLASAVGAMLTPMFQVSGWLVWPAVGLSQFLLWTGQQVYNVHQVPIRYALTPPALHGRVNASIRTVVWSLAPMGALLGGACGAWFGTRTTLLGSGALIVAATAWIVKSPLWAVRTPQLAEMHSEPGSGTAHPTTPDEAAHRPRGEPDKRPS, from the coding sequence GTGACGCAGGAGACAGGGCAGGCAGCAGCCCGACGCCGCCTGCCCCGCGGCTTCCACATCCTTCTGACAGCGCAGACGGTCTCCCTCGTAGGCTCCCAGGTGACGCTGCTCGCCCTGCCCCTGACCGCGATCCAGCTGCTCGACGCGGGGCCGTTCGAGACCGGGGTCCTACTCGCCTGCGGGCGCGCCCCCTACCTGCTGCTGGGTCCGCTCGCCGGGGTGCTCGTCGACCGGCTTCCGCACCGGATCCTGCTGATCACGGCGAACACGGTCATGGCGCTCGCCCTGGCCACCGTTCCGCTGGCCGCCCTGACCGGACACATCGGCCTGTCCCATCTGTACACGGTCGCCACCCTGGTGGGCGCGGCCACCGTGCTCGCCGACGTGGCCTTCCTGGCGTGCGTGCCCACCGTCGTGCCGCAGTCTCAACTGGTACAGGCACAGACCAGGCTGGAGCTGGGGCAGTCGGCAGCCCTGGCTCTCGGACCGCCGCTCGCGGGATGGCTGATCGCCGGTTTCTCCGCACCGAGCGCGATCCTCGCGGACACGGCGTCGTTCCTGGTGGCGGTCGCGCTGCTGCCGTACGTGACGATGGAGCGAGTGCCGGGCGCCCCGACGACCGCGGCCCCCGCGGGCTCCCGGACCCTCGGGCCGGCGCACGGCATGATCCGCAGCGTGATATCGGAGGCGGCCGAGGGCGCCCTCTTCGTACTGCGCACGTCCCGGCTGCGCGCGGTCACCCTCGCCACCGGCACGCTCATCTTCTGCTACAACGCCTACTCCGCCGTCTTCCTGCTCCATCTGACCGAGCGTCTGCACCTGAGCGCCGCCGCGACCGGCACGGTCACGGGCATCGCCGCGGTGGGGTGCGTCGTCGGCACACTGCTCGCCGGTCCGGCCGCGCGAGCCCTGGGCCTGGGCCGCGTTCTGGTCGCGTCCCTCCTGGCCAGCGCCGTCGGCGCGATGCTCACTCCGATGTTCCAGGTGTCGGGCTGGCTGGTGTGGCCGGCGGTGGGCCTCTCGCAGTTCCTGCTGTGGACCGGGCAACAGGTCTACAACGTCCACCAGGTACCGATCCGCTACGCCCTGACCCCGCCCGCGCTGCACGGCCGCGTGAACGCGAGCATCCGAACCGTCGTCTGGAGCCTTGCCCCGATGGGCGCCCTGCTGGGCGGCGCCTGCGGTGCCTGGTTCGGTACGCGCACGACTCTGCTCGGCAGCGGTGCCCTGATCGTGGCGGCCACGGCGTGGATCGTGAAGTCGCCGTTGTGGGCCGTACGAACGCCGCAACTCGCCGAGATGCACTCGGAACCCGGGTCCGGGACGGCCCACCCCACCACGCCCGACGAAGCCGCGCACCGGCCTCGTGGCGAACCGGACAAGCGCCCGTCCTGA